CATCATCAAGGAGTTAGACCCAGTTAGTTATGCCCTGGGAAAAATCATTCAATGTCGAGAAGGCAGTCGACAATGCAATGCTCTTGTTTTGGAAGAAGGGTTACAACGATTCCTCAATGGCCGAATTATTGAAAGTAACCGGATTGACGAAAGGAAGCTTCTATAATGCCTTTGGCAGTAAGCGGGATCTGTTTATCAAGACTTTCACGAAGTATGACCAGGAGTCTCGTGTAGCACTTCACCAGCTAACTGCGATGGACTCTCCCAAGGAGGCAATACGGGCTTTTTTTGATTGGCTTGTAGAGGCGACTGCGTCCGATCAGGAGAAGAAGGGATGCTTCACCGTGAATATGCTGATATGCATAAAATCTTTTGATGAGGAAATCCAGGGGCTCGTGAGAGGTTCCCAACAAAGTGTCGAGACGTTCTTCAAGCAAATGATTGAGCTTGGCCAAATCCGTGGAGAAATCTCGAAGGAATTGCATGCCGAAAAGACTGCGAAGCTATTAGTTGGAGCGATGGTCAGTGTTCGCGTCCTTGGGCGAGGCACTTTTGACTCCGACGGACTTCGAATGCTCGCCGACCAGGCAGTGAGTATCATCGAATAATTTCCGACTGTTTAGGAAATTACTTGAAACCAGGAATTATTTGGATCAAATCTAGACCGATCAGTACAGATTTACCGAGAAAATCCAAAAACTCCTGCGTTTAAAATCAACAGATTCTCCCATGAATAGGCCACTAGGTATTTCGGCAATAGCCAGTACGATACTACTGCTTAATGCGTGCAGCAAAGAGGAACAGCAAGCTGCCCCACAAGCCCTACCAGTAGTGGTGGCAACTCCCATTGAAGAAAGGATTATTGAATATTCCGAATTCACCGGTCGTCTTGAGGCAGTCGAAATGGTGGAGGTACGTCCTCGGGTAAATGGCTACATTCAATCGATCCATTTTGAGGAGGGCGAAAAAGTCAATCAAGGTGACCTGCTATATGTTATCGAT
The Rubellicoccus peritrichatus DNA segment above includes these coding regions:
- a CDS encoding TetR/AcrR family transcriptional regulator — protein: MPWEKSFNVEKAVDNAMLLFWKKGYNDSSMAELLKVTGLTKGSFYNAFGSKRDLFIKTFTKYDQESRVALHQLTAMDSPKEAIRAFFDWLVEATASDQEKKGCFTVNMLICIKSFDEEIQGLVRGSQQSVETFFKQMIELGQIRGEISKELHAEKTAKLLVGAMVSVRVLGRGTFDSDGLRMLADQAVSIIE